atctgcctaatTATAGGGATTCTTCCGCTGGGAGTTCTGCCTGAATGACGTATTTTGGAGATTTACATGGAGACCGCGATGTAAGCGCTCAgcttagagcacaggataaatgtaagcCAAATGCAATGTTTGTAAGGCAGGAAGATGAGGAAAAAAATCGACCAGAAAGTCCCAGTACAATGATTATGAATAAAGAATACTTTATTAGAACCTGGTGATATGGGGGTAACATAACAatgataaaacaataaaaaaaaaatgaaaggagaATAAAAACAGGAACGCACACCCTAGAAGGATATGGACAATTGTCCTAGAAGGAGAGCCAACAGGGCTAGTATAGTGAAGTCATTCATAATATAAAGTGCATAACAATAAGCACAAAGTGACTAGCCATATTTATCAAGTATAGACATGTATATGGAGAAATAGGTAAAGTGCAAGTgcagtaggtgatatcacagctgaaAAATAGTAATACACAAAGTACATATGCAAATAGATTTGTAATCTGTAAGTACATAGAAATGGATGTAGTGTTTAAGTAGAGGAAGACAGGAGGCAGTGCTCCTGGTATGGTATAAGCCTAGTTTGGTAAATCACCTAACATTGTAAGCCATATGGTAATAGTGTGTAAAAACAAATGACTTACACAATCAAAAGGAGCTCATTCATCCTAATGGCATCCACCCTGGTGCGCGTTTCGGCTTCCGCCTTCATCAGAGGGTGTTTGtagggcagaatgaacaaatcaacagcaggttatAGAGTGACCGCAGATTTGTAAcccaaggctggacaacccctttatcagATGTCAAGGTGTCCCCTTAGTGTTTCAGCTCTTAGTGtttcagctttcatctcacaggcAGCTAGagttgttgcaatacagcagagctgtgagaactGCAGCAAATATCTTTGTAAGTAGATATTTTACTTCTACTGTACTGTATTATTTATATATCTCCCACTGGTAACACCCCCTTTAATTAAAAACAAGCTCTGAAGGCAAATTTCCATGCAGGTCAGTGTCCAGCTCATAGACCTTAATAGCCCATTTGCATATAACAAAAAAGATAGATTTTTCGGAAAAAGAACATCGGATTGCAAATATCAAGAAATCAGCTATGACCTACAGTATGTGTCCAAATCAatggtttaggagggttgatcctactgatagattcccatTAATTCTGGTTGAGGGTTTCTCAACCTTAATTTTTATATTCAGTAAGCCAAATGCATGCTGAGTCAGGTCAAAGTCAGCCACTGAAGAATATCCCATTactttatcttaaagggaacctgtcaccaggtttggccgatataacatacggccatcacctttcagggctgatatacagtattctataatgctgtatatctgccctcaacccaacctgcaagagaagaaaaataactttaattatactcacctgtggggcggtctggCCCTatgggtgtcactcttcttggtccggcgccccCCTTCTTCATGcaatgccaccctcctgcttgcttcctgTGGATGATGCGTCTCCTTGGCATCCCGATCCTGCTTaggcgcacttctctgccctgttgagggcagagcaaagtactgcagtgcgcaagtgccGGAAAAAGGTCACAGAGCACAtgtagtgctttgctctgccctcgacagagcagagaagtacgcctgcgcaggagcaatgTGCTGAGAAGACTGTGTGGAAGAtgaagggacgcgtcatccacacgaagtaaGCAGGACAGGATCATAAGAAAACGGGAGGCGACGGACCAAGAAgagcaatgcccatcggaccggactgccctgcaggtgagtataataaaagttatttttcttctcttgtagGTCGGTTTGGGAGCAGATATACAGCATTGTAGAAtgatgtatataagccctgaaaggtgatggccgtatcttatatcggccaaaactgctgacaggttcactttaagaaacTGGTTGGTTACTTTTGTGGTATGTTGTGGTTATTATCCATCTGTATAGTGAAGCATCATCCAATTAGTTTTGTAGTTTTTGATTGAATCCGAGCAGAATGTATAGCTTTATATTTTTTACAATTCATCCTGCGCTTTCAAATATAGCCTAGTAAAGGCTTATCTGGGCTTTACGTTCTCTCTGTTCTTGAGTGTTATCAGTGCTTTGCTTCCTGAGTTAAACCCTCTGTATTTTTATTATTGAGGTTTCTATTGATTGTGGATTTTAACAATCTTACACCAAGTGTTCTTGAATTGGTTAGATGCTGATTGGGATTTCTTTACAATCTTCGCTCTTCCAGGCACTTTAGCATTGCTGAGCTTGCATTCCTTTTCCCCAGATTGTTGAGTTGACCAGTTCTTAAGTTTCTACTATCTCTAGCTGAAAACTAGTGATATTAGAATGATAGCCTCATTCACTTGCATTGACCCCTCTTGGACCTTATATTTAGAGCACCCATGAACAgctatggggtactcggtaccgggtcctttggttctcgatggggatgtcacggtggcccgacccggcccgtggcccttcgaggggcgtccaatgaaatgaAGAGTTTCTATGAgaatagtgttcatgacgccacctgtggtattcggtcagggtgaccaacgctgcttaggggtccactggggtgatgttatggcagctagatggtataccttcccacaggtgaagtatggccccagggcttcccagagtgtagatggtgggtggtggatgatgtaaggcgcagtaaataacgaggacacaaggttgcagtctctttacctttactgaaggcttcagcctccacagtccagggcaccagatcacagggcaggcagagtccggacggtccaaaggcaaatccagagttccccttatccaggtggaattcaatagccttcctctagcgcctgtgtattgtagtccctcccttctcagcttctcggtgaggtcttcacaactattgtagatgtaatgtctctttctttctgtccccctgatggataggataggacaaacccgtatgactgattgcctgaggctttttacagggactctatcacaccccggctcccacaagttgccactgtgactcctgggtataaggtcgggcagccaacatggaattaactgtcctgccagtctctgaagtaaagcatagagatccttactccctcggtgttctggctacaggCTTCTgctcctcagaaaggaggcagccttttacagggcagaactccttctggtttcctctcctttgctatgacttcatttctcactcactacaagacaattcccttctgatgtctctttcttaggatgctgccgcacatggggcaggcgcagcaCCGCGGACCCTCGTCCTCCgccgacctcagtctgcatctggctccctctcactccagccaacTTCTCCCTTGTTCTGCTACTttctatccagactaccagttttacctagttgtgaggagtgccctaatagataaaagcatggctctccctggcggcctggagtgtgaagtgtgttgtgtggtttgtgatacctggtaaggtgatctcctttattgccttcagacgtaacatcactccccctggtggaagaatgacattactgcaacaaccaggaccctggggcgctgcacacccatacaagtctatgagtgcgTGTGAAGCATCGGACTGCATCGgcaatggagaaattactttctccatcttctccgtacctgtgctgcgattctctcatgcaagagaatgaTACTTGGCTCACGCTAGCATCAGAGACGGAGCCGAGAGTCATTTGTATATAGCATCCAATTCTCTCTTGCATGAGAGAAGCATCATATGGTACTCACCAATGTGAGCGAGCCCTTGAAGGAAtgccagcaggatttcacccccaaactacTTATATAtacgtagctctttcaaagacaaaacCAGCAAAAACCTTTACAGGGCCAGTCCATGTCTCCATTatcgagaaatcagtgtttgaatcaaAATGCAAATGAGCTGAAGAACTATGTGTAGATATTAAGTCTCCGTCAATCCTGCTCTATTCCAGGCCTAGCACCTCCTCTTCCTGCCTCACTGACAGTTGTCAGGCAAGCAGTAGTAGGCAGCGCTGGCCAAGAACTAGAGCTGTAGTGACAGAGGCTTCATATACTAATAGCTCTTCATTTAAATATCAAGTCAAACGCTGATTTCTTAGGAGCGGGGGAATGGACTGACAAtggaaaggtattgctggacttgaaaGTGCTACTTACATATAAATAGTTTgaagtgtgaaatcctgctgacagattacctacCAAATGGAATCCATTCCACATCCTTTATCACTTTAATTTGACATCCACTGAAccaatactgatgacctatcccaagCATGCGAGGTTAGGTATAGCTTTAGGTTAGCTTTAAAGGAGTCGTACAGTTGGAACAAGTTGAGCCAATGAATAGACGATCATTTTTAAAGTGGTGGGGCCTGAGTGTTTGGTCCCCCACCGATAGCTTGACCGATGCACTTTTACCTCTATTAGAATGTTTGTCTGCTCCATTCATTACCTATAGGGCTGCGGAAAAAAGCTAAATACATCTCTCcaccagtcccatagagaatgaaaagAGTGGCAGTAGACCATgcacactgctgctccattctaatGGCCTCATTATGGCATACTATTTTTGTTCTACATCAGATCAACATATCAAGCAGTATAATTCATTTGGTAAGACATTGCTGATAAGTTACTGATATCCATAGATAGTGGTCATGATTATTCTCTGGGAAAAAGGCCAAAAAAAAGTTGGAAAAACACTTAGAAATGTACATGGTCAAAAATGCAAACAAGCAGGAATTCTGCACAGATTCTCATTAAAGGTAAAAACAGATAGTGATATGGTCGTCCAAGGGTGACTATGACTATACGTTTCCCTACATGCTGCTCCTTATTGTCATCATGTCCATCCTTACCGTACCCATGCCTGGAGATCATCTTTGTAGCAGATTGTTGATAACAAAGTCTAGGAATTCAGATTGCTTCAGTTGATACGGAGTTGAAAGGGAAAATATATTTGTTTTCTATTTTTAGGTTAATGCgtgacatagatatatatatatctccgcCTTGTTGTTCACTTGCCAGACTCGATACTCTGGATTTATGTTCCTTCAGTGTTTTCCATTTAGTCTCCAGAACTATATATATCCTTACTCAGACTTGATAACTTGCAGATACGTTTTATTGACTGTTCATGAGTGTGTAAAAGAAGTATGTAGGACGCTGTACACATGCGGTACTGCCACTAAATCTCATTGTAATATTAGACTCTGTCCATTGTGTATATTTTATGCATTAAGTAGCCATTTACCATCTACGTAACAATTGTATAAATTAGCCGCGTCTGACACATTTAGATAGTCTGCCTTCAGAGACAATTGTGGTATATTGGAGCCCCCTTGAGGCTCTTTTATGTCTCGAAACTAGGTCAAATTTTATTAGTCAAAAAGGCAATATTCCTGGGTATTTCCATGCATAGTGTTGATATATTTTTACATATACATATTTTCATATAAATGATGCCATATTATTTATTGACATTCATCCATGCATTTCTAGATCTTACCATACTGATGGTTCCGGGTACCATAACCAGGTCGTTGTCTGTCAGATGACCTTGGCCTGTCGTAGGTGTCATAGTAGTTGTAATAGGGATTGTCATCATTGTACTTGTAAGGGTTATAGGGATCATCTCCTTGCATCATGTCCAGTCTGGCCCTGTTTGCAGTTGCATTAACTCTTTGTGATGGTTGTGGACTTGATGGCTGTGCAGGAGTATGCCTCATATCAGTAGCACTCTCTTGTCTGTTTCTTTGTCTAGGAGAAGCATCCTCTCCTTGACTTCTTGGTCTGCCAGCCTGGAACCAGTGACGACCAGCAGTCCCACTTGCCTGATTTGAGCCTGTGGTTTGTGGAACTTCAGTCTGAGGGTTTTCATGTCTGGAAGCTTGTGGTCTCCCTGAAGCTCCTGGAGATGTATTATTTCTAGTGCTTAATAGCAGCAAGGGGCTGTGTGATGAATTAGATGTAGAAGTTCTTCTCCTTGATGGCTGATACTCCGAGCCCTGGCTCAATAGACTGTACACTCTTCCATTGTTCTGCCACTGAACTCTTTGCCTCCATAAAGGGTTAGGACCTCCAGCTATCCTCTGATGTTGGCAGGTGCCTTGCAAAACACAATATAATAGGAGACCAACAAGATGCAGTAAAAATAAATTCACTTTAGAGGAGTCCATCTTCCAAATAAAAATGTAAAGTATTGAGATTTCAATGAAAAAGTCATACAAATCTCAGAAGTATGAGAAAAAGTCAAAAGCTCAGAATAGAAGCAATTATTATCAATGAAAGGGCAGCAGCTTGTCTGTCTTTTAGGCAAAGGAGAGGAGTGAGCCACTTCTCATATTTCTATAGTTTTGCTGGTGCTTGTACTGGTGAACAGAGGGGAGGAGTGATGGGAGTTTTTAAAGTTTCTGGCACGTTTTATAAAAGTTATACAAGGTTTATTGGCCGACTGCCTCCTCTGTTATTTGTTCATATAATGCGATTTAGAACGAGGGGCTTAGCATATCTTCAAGACCTTCCTATCCAAACAATGAACAGAAACACTCACAGATGGAGTGTAAACTAACACAAAAATAAAGACTCTGCTCATGAAGATTTTCTGTTAAATCTCAGCTGTAATTTAAACCAGAAATATATAGAAATAAGGCTACATTATTGAGTATTGAGCACCAATCATATAGAATTTCAATATTTCTGAGATGGTAATGGACATAAAATCATTATTAGTGAGTAGTTTACAGGCCATGATGTCAAACATTTTGAGGTTTCAGTAATTTGGAAATAATTTAGCTtttatgtttttgcttttttttatagtCATTCATCCTTTACTTTAAAATAGTGGAGTGACAgtgatatacatttttttttagccATGGATGATAATGAAATTATAATTGGAGGCTCAATCACCTTCCAGTGCCACCACCGATTCAAAGCAGGTGAGACCGGAAGTCTGTATTGgctatagaagaaatgtctgtatTATTTGGCAATCACaggactgctgcagtcaatcacagacTGCAGCAGTCCTGTGATTTCCAATCTTTGCAAACATTGTTTGAGCAGCCAGTTCAGACCTCCAGAGCAGCCTGCGCTGTATCCACAGTGGCACTGAATGGTGATTATGGCTCtgaccagtagcatagctactgggatggcagagggggccattgccccgggacccgtcacatgaaggggcccactgagagTCGCTGTTGCTTTTTGATGAGGCAGaacacagcacaggaggagagcaggaaAATGGCTGCTCCCCTGCCTGACGGACATTCTGCACGCTGTTAGCACAGACTCCCTACTGCACTGTACGGTGCAGGGTTTACTGACCTGAGGAGCTTCTTCCGGATTGCAGTTTGGTGCACGCTCGGATTGGCTCAGGCATGCTGGGTCCTAGTGCCGACCGTGCATTTCTCTCAGACACTTCTTGGTCCTGCCTCACTGACTGCAGACTTGGTAAGTGGCATGTCATGGtcactgggggggtgaatgtgaggatgggggtattgtgggggagagggacagggtactgggggctgaatgtgagaggatggggtattgtgagggctgaggtggatgAGGGGCGACAGGGAACTGATTATTATATTGTTTTGTTAGGAGATTATATGCACTCTATTACATGTAATAGTTGCTGTCTGGGGGACTGGAGATGGGAGGTCGGGGGCTTTTGATACTTACCAGCTGGGTCTTTTACGAGTGTTAGTATAACAAGCCCCCATATAATAACCATGAGCTGCAcattgaaagggaatctgtcacccccgggacgtatatgacctattaatatgggcacacaggtaatagaaatgttactctAGTCCTACCTGTCTCCCTCAATTTAATAGTCttgatgctgagaaatgttatattctgtctttatggtaatgatttcttccaggctccgagcGTGGGGtcactggaagaaatccctgccttatAATACTACCCCTACCTTCTCATGCACATCGGTTATGGCCCCAgaatcctgcgccctgcactccctcagaaatacatacctcatcctcccttctgtgggtactgcattcagggatcttcgctCCAGTGACCTCTGGTGTGGATGCCGAAAAGGTGCTATCCTCACTTCCCCCCTGCACAGTCATcaccatgtacacatggttcctagcgatgactgttcagggaggcagggctgccactagaaatttcggggccccatactggcaaaattttcggggcccccttgaaactccacccaggctccaccccagccccgcctccaggctccaccccacgaactgtccacagtaccaccgctctctcttggaaaatctccacttctcacctatcacacattgacagttcccatcaccagatcacacatatagccggcagcttttgttttggccaaaagattttttaagccgccaccacaacaaggtagacacttttggccgggccctaatctactgtaacctactaaatatttgttaaaatatgcaatacaatttaggtatatttttatttatttttaaatttttaaaatgacctataatactacatacaaggaacaaataccacagcaatatgaccagatgacatattaccaccacagtgatcgaataatataaaatacaaggaacaaataccgctacaccatgaccagaccgcatattaccaccaatgactgaatactacaatactgatcagtaataaaaaaaaaaaacacaatactatcaccatcagtgccattatacacaggagatctgtaattagtaagcagtgtctgtgtacaggtaatacagtgatcaccggtgacattacacacaggagctctgtatataatgtataggtaatacagtgatcactggtgacattgtacacaggacctctgtatatagtatacagtgtatagtgtcagtgtataggtaacactgactcaccagtgacatctctaggtgaagtccttcatctttcatccagcacagaccgccatcacttcatccagccaggactcgtctctgcaggaaataaaacagttatctcgagttccgcttgtagaacacattacttaattttcccaacttctacattacaccacatgaagaaggcaacatagtatcactctacacagtaacaggaccgcccccccatttaaaacagtatactcaaaaaataaaataaatacatcactgcaataataatatcccttaattagcccctatggtaatattcgccatcctagcccccgtgtgtctcattccaggctccagccatatgttctcccatcctgccctcatgagtatccattctgccccatatgatctccccatcctgccccatctgtctccatcgtatccatcctgccccatctgtctccaatcttgccccatctgtctccattctgccccatctgtttccaatcctgccccatttatgtccagcactctgccccatctgtgtccagcactctgccccatctctgtccagcactctgccccatctctgtccagcactctgccccatctctgtccagcactctgccccatctctgtccaacactctgccccatctctgtccaacactctgccccatctctgtccaatcctgccccatctctgtccagcactctgccccatctctgtccagcactctgccccatctctgtccagcactctgccccatctctgtccagcactctgccccatctctgtccagcactctgccccatctctgtccagcactctgccccgtgtccagctttctgcccccccgtgtccagctttctgcccccccctgtgtccagctttctgcccccccgtgtccagctttctgccccccctccgtgtccagctttctgcccccccctgtgtccagctttctgccccccgtgtccagctttctgccccctctgtgtccagatttctgcccccccgtgtccagctttactgtcccctctgtgtccagctttactgccccctctgtgtccagccttctgcccccccctgtgtccagctttacttcccccgtgtccagccttctgcccccccgtgtccagctttactgccccctctgtgtccagctttactgccccctctgtgtccagctttactgccccctctgtgtccagccttctgccccccctgtgtccagctttactgcccccctgtgtccaggctt
This region of Ranitomeya imitator isolate aRanImi1 chromosome 1, aRanImi1.pri, whole genome shotgun sequence genomic DNA includes:
- the LOX gene encoding protein-lysine 6-oxidase, with translation MDSSKVNLFLLHLVGLLLYCVLQGTCQHQRIAGGPNPLWRQRVQWQNNGRVYSLLSQGSEYQPSRRRTSTSNSSHSPLLLLSTRNNTSPGASGRPQASRHENPQTEVPQTTGSNQASGTAGRHWFQAGRPRSQGEDASPRQRNRQESATDMRHTPAQPSSPQPSQRVNATANRARLDMMQGDDPYNPYKYNDDNPYYNYYDTYDRPRSSDRQRPGYGTRNHQYGLPDLVPDPYYIQASIYVQRMSMYSLRCAAEENCLASSAYRSDVRDYDQRVLLRFPQRVKNQGTADFMPSRPRYSWEWHSCHQHYHSMDEFSHYDLLDAQSHRRVAEGHKASFCLEDTSCDYGYYRRFACTAHTQGLSPGCYDTYNADIDCQWIDITDVKPGNYILKVSVNPSYLVPESDYSNNIVRCDLRYTGNHVYTSSCTVTHY